One segment of Anopheles stephensi strain Indian chromosome 3, UCI_ANSTEP_V1.0, whole genome shotgun sequence DNA contains the following:
- the LOC118510083 gene encoding coiled-coil domain-containing protein 47 produces MRLLLPLAALVLVVLCLTPQHITAQDLEDNDFAEFEDFDDDEFVMGEPHQAGQQAQAPAAQGDGRQASEPAKGQAKNVPAAQDSEDFMEIDDDQADDDGIVEDEDSEFEHFQDEEEFEGFASTIGDQEELLRQGEPVGKHAEPKLTIPKVPIHFRTHWDSYWMEMLMLAGLMAYFANYLVGNKKNSAIASQWLSIHRTLLEDNFALVGDDGKKETEGSTFSFNKESESVYTLWCSGRTCCEGMLVELKMIKRQDLVSLIAGIMKPVQDQLHIKVELSADSMDNFVFCVASRKQATKMFKELNDLNKFCCLVSKAEDKYNIPGFALLSEIAEVSASILDGRVVAALNKYSHLIDYIHLSDQYSGPIQQEDPNQLKRPDVRRILHCGFNVPVKGDLEEMKPLLILVFYLMDRVRRFKLSKEAKAKSDKNRAAVEEEFMKSTHQARAEAAALRREEKRKAEKEKILAEEDPEKQRRWEKKEQKRQLKKQAPKMKQLSIKAL; encoded by the exons atgcgACTGCTGCTTCCACTGGCGGCGTTAGTGCTGGTAGTGCTTTGCCTAACACCCCAGCACATAACTGCACAGGATCTCGAGGACAATGATTTTGCCGAATTCGAGGACTTTGATGACGATGAGTTTGTAATGGGTGAACCGCACCAAGCTGGACAGCAGGCACAGGCCCCAGCAGCACAGGGCGATGGACGGCAAGCTAGTGAACCGGCCAAGGGACAGGCGAAGAATGTACCAGCCGCGCAGGACAGTGAAGACTTTATGGAGATTGATGACGATCAGGCAGACGATGACGGTATCGTGGAGGACGAGGACAGCGAGTTTGAACACTTCCAAGATGAGGAAGAGTTTGAGGGCTTTGCCAGCACGATCGGTGATCAGGAGGAGCTGCTGCGCCAGGGCGAACCGGTCGGGAAGCATGCGGAGCCAAAGCTAACGATTCCGAAGGTGCCGATCCATTTCCGCACCCACTGGGACTCGTACTGGATGGAGATGCTTATGCTGGCCGGTTTGATGGCTTACTTCGCCAACTACCTGGTTGGCAACAAGAAGAACTCGGCCATCGCCAGCCAGTGGCTGTCGATACATCGCACCTTGCTGGAGGACAACTTTGCGCTCGTCGGCGACGATGGCAAGAAGGAAACGGAAGGGTCGACCTTTAGCTTTAACAAGGAAAGCGAAAGTGTGTACACCCTGTGGTGCAGCGGACGGACCTGTTGCGAGGGCATGCTGGTGGAGCTGAAGATGATCAAACGACAGGATCTGGTGTCACTGATCGCTGGCATAATGAAGCCGGTGCAGGATCAGCTGCATATCAAGGTGGAACTGTCGGCGGACTCGATGGACAACTTTGTGTTCTGTGTGGCTAGCCGCAAACAGGCTACTAAAATGTTCAAAGAGCTCAACGATTTG AACAAATTCTGTTGTCTAGTCAGCAAGGCCGAGGATAAGTACAATATTCCCGGGTTTGCATTGTTATCGGAGATTGCCGAGGTGTCGGCCAGTATATTAGATGGTAGAGTAGTAGCAGCTTTAAATAAGTACTCGCACCTGATCGACTACATCCACCTGTCGGATCAGTACAGTGGTCCGATCCAGCAGGAAGACCCGAACCAACTGAAGCGCCCGGACGTCCGCCGTATTCTGCACTGCGGATTCAACGTGCCCGTCAAGGGCGATCTGGAAGAGATGAAACCACTGCTAATACTCGTGTTTTATCTGATGGATCGTGTGCGGCGCTTCAAACTTTCCAAGGAG GCAAAGGCAAAGTCGGACAAGAATCGTGCTGCCGTTGAGGAAGAGTTTATGAAGAGCACCCACCAGGCCCGTGCCGAAGCGGCCGCTTTGCGCCGCGAAGAGAAGCGTAAGGCAGAGAAGGAGAAAATCTTGGCCGAGGAAGATCCGGAGAAACAGCGACGCTGGGAAAAGAAGGAGCAGAAGCGCCAGCTAAAGAAGCAGGCGCCCAAGATGAAGCAGCTTTCCATTAAGGCTCTGTAG
- the LOC118510081 gene encoding BRCA2-interacting transcriptional repressor EMSY, with the protein MWPMKLDMTREECRGVLRRLELESYGTLISTFRAQGSLSKEKQRLLEELRRMLHISNDRHRAEARRVANDERLTTVAEIIAGPNSGQDWRREGHRTFPILPRTVPHTALTYIANTVFEQLTLANAKLPHPADTGCDRLKNADEMFKFELVRKESTLFENGFVRDAAVVTSDPLQDIMTKSYINHEEKRTDASRTEEKPTLDPVPDSDVTLPNGDKTTAGPSEPVPDQSSLCDILLNTNNRSECADRLQPKSNKPTADRSPRKKPQAAKRTWKSKASYPPAKLFKQATLSKNGKQSSRANNLHSPHLIHSYAVPFDAKDGTANGGPTPEPLQLQQHLMANLPSQNQATNQGAPMGQMVKSQQFSTPANFGASGGGTAPSPMYNHQQGILPSSKKDIQYNLSKLNPTSSLGTKGNVNIPMKGIGFYSHGKSLPHPLLHYQKKSPSKNILIPTSTAAATLASLGLPTPLHPPLMDNSNNWVSSKVRDNNTKSSKNVKPTTTVETVTDRSGVATDGKRNVSWTEPTVSNPTRPSIPVPVASENADPRVEKSSLAKPIVTSNHAIQSPVTNNVPVPVQPNLAGFTAVKSGTKLSVHKMQLVPVTGATPNAPLTPIAPKSNVIILPKSSAVAGVLNLGQKITIPKSIVDSSTIVPPAVTSPPKVIVQTVPNPYSVTTTATFDMNIYRQNAVPSPKLRVNEENASSPVSVTAHKELGETSADERSSVPYAQKRASSVTIACDAVPGRKIKISTSQLVPFKGTLHSTTLPSTNAGCVTIGAKKMKVSSDTTSPSGGAAAAGSTVRVGSHETDWENELDRANCTQTPNEHTSSVKDALSSTTVSSTNSNAQADPAAISNSTIVHKAEDSIVTSDENQCIDHRNDDTDGGKAVPSTVVDNQLSEGPMDTSSQSEYDMVSMERGDDSSVTDSADAEDDLDDEESQTEECDGVEEDDFGDEPVEVEMETEAIIIEEEPANYDHLIEEVPEDEQFVEEEVEDGPMEFISVGYGTTGELVAELESSTAAQQFMEANGEVVHEESVTNYDHSSEGFAATVENGNLQTLTVSDGIVCDLLEMDSDGKYHARPYSYKQMLAEGMPSAVPEAVKQQHPTVRLS; encoded by the exons ATGTGGCCAATGAAACTGGACATGACCCGGGAGGAGTGTCGGGGTGTGCTGCGACGGCTAG AGCTCGAATCATACGGCACCTTGATAAGTACGTTTCGGGCCCAGGGCAGCTTAAGCAAGGAAAAGCAACGCCTTCTGGAGGAGCTACGCCGAATGCTACACATTTCGAACGATCGGCATAGGGCAGAAGCGAGACGCGTTGCAAACGATGAGCGACTCACTACGGTTGCTGAAAT CATCGCTGGTCCTAACAGTGGTCAAGACTGGCGACGCGAAGGGCATCGTACCTTTCCTATCCTGCCCCGAACGGTACCTCACACGGCTTTGACGTATATTGCCAATACGGTGTTTGAACAATTGACTCTAGCGAATGCTAAACTACCACATCCAGCCGATACTGGGTGCGATCGACTCAAGAATGCCGATGAGATGTTTAAGTTCGAGCTGGTTAGGAAAGAATCGACATTGTTCGAGAATGGGTTTGTacgggatgctgctgttgttacTTCGGATCCG ctaCAGGATATAATGACCAAGAGCTATATCAATCACGAGGAGAAACGAACCGACGCATCTAGAACGGAAGAAAAACCTACCTTAGACCCTGTACCAGACAGTGATGTGACGTTGCCGAATGGCGATAAAACAACCGCTGGCCCTTCTGAGCCTGTACCGGATCAGTCATCTTTGTGCGATATACTATTAAACACGAATAATCGCTCGGAATGTGCGGACCGTTTGCAGCCCAAATCAAATAAGCCGACGGCAGATCGGTCGCCTAGAAAAAAGCCACAGGCTGCTAAGCGAACTTGGAAATCGAAAGCGTCCTACCCGCCTGCCAAACTGTTCAAACAAGCAACATTGTCTAAGAATGGGAAGCAATCTTCGAGAGCGAACAACCTGCACAGTCCACACCTGATTCATTCGTACGCGGTACCTTTCGATGCAAAGGATGGCACAGCGAACGGTGGCCCAACGCCGGAACCGTTACAGTTACAACAGCACCTAATGGCTAATTTACCATCGCAAAATCAAGCAACCAACCAGGGTGCGCCGATGGGACAAATGGTAAAATCGCAACAATTCTCAACGCCGGCTAACTTTGGCGCTTCCGGAGGAGGTACAGCGCCATCCCCAATGTACAATCATCAGCAAGGAATCCTGCCATCGTCCAAAAAGGACATACAGTACAATTTGTCCAAGTTGAACCCAACCAGCAGCCTGGGAACGAAGGGGAATGTGAACATTCCCATGAAAGGCATCGGTTTCTATTCCCACGGCAAGTCCCTGCCACATCCCCTGCTGCACTATCAAAAGAAATCGCCCAGCAAAAATATTCTAATACCTACTTCAACCGCGGCAGCTACGTTGGCCAGTTTGGGCCTGCCCACTCCACTCCATCCACCGCTGATGGACAATTCTAACAATTGGGTAAGCTCGAAGGTTCGCGACAACAACACGAAATCCTCGAAGAATGTGaaaccaacgacgacggttgaAACTGTAACGGACCGGTCAGGAGTCGCGACCGATGGTAAGCGAAACGTATCGTGGACAGAGCCAACCGTCAGCAATCCTACACGTCCCAGTATTCCCGTTCCAGTGGCGTCAGAAAACGCGGATCCAAGGGTTGAAAAAAGCTCTCTTGCCAAGCCGATCGTGACTTCGAATCATGCCATACAATCGCCGGTCACGAACAATGTTCCTGTTCCGGTGCAACCGAACCTGGCTGGGTTTACGGCGGTAAAAAGCGGAACCAAGCTGTCTGTGCACAAAATGCAACTGGTACCCGTTACCGGTGCCACGCCAAACGCTCCACTGACTCCGATAGCACCGAAAAGCAATGTCATTATCCTGCCGAAATCGTCGGCCGTGGCGGGCGTGCTGAATCTGGGCCAGAAGATCACTATCCCGAAAAGCATTGTAGACTCATCGACGATCGTGCCACCGGCAGTTACGAGTCCACCGAAGGTAATTGTTCAAACTGTTCCCAATCCGTACAGtgtgacgacgacggcgacgttCGACATGAACATCTATCGGCAAAACGCGGTACCGTCTCCCAAGCTGCGTGTTAATGAAGAGAACGCAAGTAGCCCCGTCTCTGTGACGGCGCATAAAGAACTTGGCGAGACATCCGCCGACGAGCGATCTTCGGTACCGTATGCTCAAAAGCGTGCATCTTCCGTTACCATTGCCTGTGATGCGGTACCCGGGAGGAAGATAAAAATTTCCACCAGTCAGCTGGTTCCTTTTAAGGGCACGTTGCATTCGACCACGCTCCCATCCACCAATGCAGGCTGCGTAACGATAGGAGCTAAGAAGATGAAAGTTAGCTCAGATACTACTTCTCctagtggtggtgctgctgctgcaggttCCACCGTTCGTGTGGGTTCTCATGAGACGGATTGGGAGAATGAACTGGATCGTGCAAATTGTACGCAAACTCCAAACGAACACACATCATCGGTTAAAGACGCGCTGAGCTCCACGACTGTTAGCTCCACTAATTCCAATGCTCAAGCAGATCCTGCAGCAATCAGCAATTCAACGATAGTGCACAAAGCAGAAGATAGCATAGTGACGAGTGACGAAAACCAATGCATCGACCACAGGAATGATGATACTGACGGTGGCAAAGCAGTGCCCAGCACCGTCGTCGACAACCAGCTATCAGAAGGACCGATGGACACATCGTCGCAGAGCGAGTACGACATGGTGTCGATGGAACGGGGCGATGATTCATCCGTGACGGATTCTGCCGATGCGGAGGATGATCTCGATGACGAAGAGAGCCAGACAGAGGAATGTGACGGAGTGGAGGAAGATGATTTCGGCGACGAACCGGTGGAGGTCGAAATGGAAACGGAAGCAATCATCATTGAGGAGGAACCGGCAAACTACGATCATTTGATCGAGGAAGTGCCCGAAGATGAGCAGTTCGTAGAGGAAGAGGTAGAGGATGGTCCGATGGAATTTATCAGCGTTGGATATG GTACGACGGGCGAACTAGTTGCCGAGCTGGAAAGCAGTACTGCCGCGCAGCAATTCATGGAAGCGAACGGTGAGGTGGTGCATGAAGAATCGGTCACCAATTATGATCACAGCTCGGAAGGGTTTGCTGCAACCGTCGAAAATGGCAACTTGCAAACGTTGACCGTGTCGGACGGCATCGTGTGCGATCTGTTGGAGATGGACTCGGACGGTAAATATCACGCGCGACCCTACTCTTACAAGCAAATGctcgcggaaggtatgccctCCGCTGTGCCGGAAGCGGTCAAACAGCAACATCCAACGGTCAGATTAAGCTAG
- the LOC118510082 gene encoding uncharacterized protein KIAA2013 homolog, whose translation MSYKFDTSDLTRRLKRTFDVNLTYRKLFLLLFVVAVFLLYIGPSFLRWLFGHTEPMRDQPMRCMDDRLTPFYLQNLEYNVNIRHQPAFPHEHDAIPYVGNGWFGLEIHTDAHLNIFHGRALLQPIHFHPIVSVASSGQPAREATVVEYLTGIVHRFQCFPDGYHVSYQYYAHRTMPSVLVQEIQLTNTKNQLTDIELIIPRISDWPSAIVKNVKLQHGSAILEYQVVTGMIDMPPTAGNAEDSKVRVVSIVARKLPRVITLKKRGTTKLELLLTVNYSEPVTRDKYAAQKESTEKQAIEAMNRALLAAEHGEHNAYHNFKRDHILVWNNLWETGFHISTSKAENTLNGNNINATMYAVISQARAYEFEQSVTTARKDEIARSLTYAEGCYDSYHTLQAENLWRPMTTFEELNAVVGSWMLTLEKQGCHNLIKAGASGIVQAMVLSFGGFRFSNQHLELNIHPKYLHRDYDFRRLNYGNMTHLNISITVRDDNKAVLHVALDRSDRNYYACDAGCLDDPVQLRQSRAVFPVKLTEPVTSILYITSDKKHMEDLRHAIHVKEVVEAPAHEHHVIALHRHGHHLGGLPTLFWVSICVIIIVFHVFLCKLIVKEYCEPPDKMRYRYSKP comes from the exons ATGAGCTACAAATTCGATACCAGTGACTTGACCCGGCGTCTGAAACGAACGTTCGATGTGAACCTTACCTACCGTAAACTGTTTCTGTTGCTCTTTGTGGTCGCTGTCTTCCTGCTGTACATAGGCCCATCGTTTCTGCGATGGTTGTTTGGCCACACGGAACCGATGAGAG ATCAACCGATGCGTTGCATGGACGATCGATTGACACCGTTCTATCTGCAGAACCTCGAGTACAACGTGAACATCCGGCATCAGCCGGCTTTTCCCCACGAACATGACGCAATCCCGTACGTTGGCAACGGTTGGTTCGGGCTGGAAATTCACACCGACGCTCATCTGAACATTTTCCATGGCCGAGCACTGTTGCAACCCATCCACTTTCATCCGATTGTGAGTGTGGCCAGCTCGGGCCAACCGGCCCGAGAGGCGACCGTCGTCGAGTACCTTACGGGGATCGTTCACCGGTTTCAGTGTTTTCCCGATGGTTATCACGTATCTTATCAGTACTATGCCCATCGCACAATGCCGTCCGTATTGGTGCAAGAAATTCAGCTAACAAACACCAAGAATCAGCTGACGGATATCGAGCTGATAATACCCCGTATTTCCGATTGGCCATCTGCTATCGTGAAAAATGTGAAGCTGCAACATGGTTCCGCCATCTTGGAGTATCAGGTCGTTACAGGCATGATAGATATGCCGCCGAcggcaggaaatgcagaagaCAGCAAGGTGCGTGTGGTATCGATTGTGGCCCGCAAATTGCCCCGTGTAATTACGCTCAAGAAAAGGGGCACCACGAAGCTGGAACTGTTGCTCACGGTCAACTATTCGGAACCGGTAACACGTGACAAATACGCGGCGCAGAAAGAATCCACCGAAAAGCAAGCAATTGAAGCGATGAACCGAGCATTGCTGGCCGCGGAACACGGAGAGCATAACGCGTATCACAACTTCAAACGGGATCATATTCTCGTTTGGAACAATTTGTGGGAGACGGGATTTCACATCAGTACCTCCAAGGCAGAGAACACTTTGAACGGTAACAACATCAATGCCACGATGTACGCTGTCATATCGCAAGCCAGGGCGTACGAGTTTGAACAGTCAGTGACTACGGCCCGAAAGGACGAAATTGCCCGTTCGCTCACGTACGCGGAAGGATGCTACGATAGTTACCATACGCTGCAGGCAGAGAATTTGTGGCGTCCGATGACCACGTTCGAGGAACTGAATGCTGTCGTGGGCTCCTGGATGTTGACGCTGGAGAAGCAGGGATGCCACAACCTTATCAAAGCTGGCGCGAGTGGCATTGTGCAGGCGATGGTGCTCAGCTTTGGCGGGTTCCGGTTCAGCAATCAGCACCTGGAGCTAAATATTCATCCGAAGTATTTACACCGCGATTATGATTTTCGACGCCTGAACTACGGTAACATGACGCATCTGAACATTTCCATTACCGTGCGTGACGACAACAAGGCGGTGCTGCACGTAGCGCTGGATCGATCAGATCGCAATTACTACGCCTGTGATGCCGGGTGCTTGGACGATCCGGTGCAGTTGCGCCAGTCCCGAGCCGTTTTCCCCGTGAAGCTTACCGAACCAGTCACGTCCATACTGTACATAACGTCGGATAAAAAGCACATGGAAGATCTCCGGCATGCGATCCATGTGAAGGAGGTTGTGGAGGCACCGGCCCACGAGCATCACGTGATTGCTCTCCATCGACACGGACACCATCTGGGTGGATTGCCGACGCTGTTCTGGGTTTCGATATGTGTGATCATCATCGTGTTTCACGTGTTTCTCTGCAAGCTTATAGTGAAGGAGTATTGCGAACCTCCGGACAAGATGAGGTACCGGTACAGCAAGCCTTAA